A section of the Citrobacter farmeri genome encodes:
- the arnC gene encoding undecaprenyl-phosphate 4-deoxy-4-formamido-L-arabinose transferase, with protein MFEALPITKVSVVIPVYNEQESLPELLRRTTAACESLGKDYEILLIDDGSSDSSAQLLIDASEAQGSHVVSILLNRNYGQHSAIMAGFSHVTGDLIITLDADLQNPPEEIPRLVAKADEGYDVVGTVRQNRQDSLFRKTASKMINHLIQRTTGKAMGDYGCMLRAYRRHIIDAMLHCHERSTFIPILANIFARRATEIPVHHAEREFGDSKYSFMRLINLMYDLVTCLTTTPLRMLSLLGSVIAVTGFTLSILLVILRLTLGPQWAAEGVFMLFAVLFTFIGAQFIGMGLLGEYIGRIYNDVRARPRYFVQQVIHPESLHSTKENQQ; from the coding sequence ATGTTTGAAGCCCTTCCGATTACGAAAGTATCGGTGGTGATCCCTGTCTACAACGAACAGGAAAGCCTGCCGGAACTGCTCAGGCGAACCACCGCGGCCTGCGAGAGTCTGGGAAAAGATTATGAGATCCTGTTGATTGATGATGGCAGCAGCGACAGCTCAGCACAGTTGTTGATCGACGCATCCGAAGCGCAAGGCAGCCACGTCGTGTCGATTTTACTGAATCGCAACTACGGGCAGCATTCCGCCATCATGGCAGGATTCAGCCACGTCACCGGCGACCTGATTATTACGCTCGATGCCGATCTGCAAAACCCGCCGGAAGAGATCCCACGTCTGGTGGCAAAAGCCGACGAAGGATATGACGTGGTCGGCACCGTGCGCCAGAATCGTCAGGACAGTCTGTTTCGCAAGACAGCCTCGAAGATGATTAACCATCTGATTCAGAGAACCACGGGCAAAGCGATGGGTGACTATGGCTGCATGCTTCGCGCTTACCGCCGTCACATTATCGATGCCATGCTGCATTGCCATGAGCGCAGCACCTTTATCCCGATTCTGGCGAATATCTTTGCCCGACGCGCCACGGAGATCCCCGTTCATCACGCTGAACGTGAATTTGGCGACTCCAAATACAGCTTTATGCGGCTGATTAACCTGATGTACGACCTGGTGACCTGTCTGACAACAACGCCTCTGCGCATGCTGAGCCTGCTGGGCAGCGTCATTGCCGTCACCGGCTTTACCCTGTCGATTCTCCTCGTCATCCTCCGCCTGACGCTGGGGCCACAATGGGCGGCAGAAGGGGTATTCATGCTGTTTGCCGTTCTGTTTACCTTTATCGGCGCACAGTTCATCGGCATGGGATTACTCGGCGAGTATATCGGTCGAATTTACAACGATGTACGCGCCCGTCCCCGCTATTTCGTCCAGCAAGTTATTCATCCGGAAAGCCTGCATTCAACAAAGGAAAACCAACAATGA